A stretch of Pogona vitticeps strain Pit_001003342236 chromosome 5, PviZW2.1, whole genome shotgun sequence DNA encodes these proteins:
- the LOC144589406 gene encoding uncharacterized protein LOC144589406 produces MPLTRSQVADMSEVKDPQIDQGSEDEFGSVQGDSTGEQDPELRKILLAQQHELRVREMEERLERERREEREKQRQFELERERERMEREERMEREKIALEKERMAYELRKLEMMNQNNNNNRDSEGGQLSKADLKKFPVYHKGDCPEVFFSLVERAFVDFSVRETEKMTIMRSLISGSLAEVYAEMPEERMKDFAEFKKLVFARHGINAEQLRQRFRSLTKKPEQTFTQVGAQLVRLLEKWLSQEGTETYEQLKDLIALEQFYSVLHGELKFQVRERKPKSVAAAAEIADFISQIRKPLGEGKSVGKPKETYSKYSQGPGKSQQGGGAHGEGKPSGMKPSPQNLEGKPKQEERESKYTRKCYFCQGKGHLISECEKLKQLKGMVPQNASGTKPKAVFCVQKEQSSLSQREPVAMTTQSGTATSADQAEENGPLMEVKRCLLIKTDSQLFETAGVDVGILDRQYRGLRDTCSQVTLCHPDIIPREFIIPNESMKVAGIEGQIISLPVAEVPVNFQGWRGDWRIAISSTLPAAVLVGNDLAEHVKRVLVITRSQATTGTVQGGNDEPETEAGGGSSEAVVETLTTDSRFGQEQKADATLQKCFEQVTDAQLTPETPVRFLEKKGILYRETLGNISKGGDGFRSQLVVPEKYRPMILQRGHSDMFAAHLGVKGPLDLIKQIWEQVTQDDPQDVVTYIDTLMNDLRRNLELAAENLQAQKVRQKTWYDHKARERHFDPGEEVLWLRPCRENKLQLKWAGPYRVISKMSDLNYLIEQEENQARRVVHVNALKPYYRGEQRVLFAIKAAESEEAELPFWEGRGEVKYNPEEVKISPALTQDQQQELKMLLSKYQQVFSNKPGIVKGVMHRIHTGDAPPQAVSPYRVTGPYRDKVRKELDEMLRENIIVPSSSPWSSPIVLVDKPDGSIRFCVDYRKLNRVTTPDAYPMPRLDNLIETIGGCRFISSLDLVKGYWQLRIDPREQEKTAFCSPFGLYEFRVLSFGLRNAPATFQRLMDQTLAGLSDFTVAYIDDIGIFSNTWEDHLIHLELVLQRLSAAGLTVKASKCQLGSPEIKYLGHMVGGGMIKPLEAKIEAVRDWPRPNTKKKVKSFLGLVGYYRKFIPRFSEIAAPLTDLTRKTADDRIPWTSDCEAAFQRLKEALINYPVLRAPDFDREFIIYTDASNSGVGAVLCQEDENGDQHPVSYLSRKLQKGL; encoded by the exons atgcccttgactcgaagccaagtagcagacatgagtgaggtgaaagacccccagattgaccaaggttctgaggatgaatttggctcagtgcaaggtgacagcacaggagagcaggacccagaactcagaaaaatactcctagcccaacagcatgaactgagggtgagggaaatggaggaaagattagagagagaaagaagagaggaaagggagaaacaaaggcaatttgaattagagagagagagagagagaatggagagggaagaaagaatggagagagagaaaattgctctggaaaaagaaaggatggcgtatgagttaagaaaactggaaatgatgaaccagaacaataataataatagggattctgagggaggccaactgtctaaggctgacctgaagaaattccctgtgtaccacaagggagattgtcctgaggtgttcttttccttagtggaaagagcgtttgtggacttctcagtgagggaaactgagaagatgaccatcatgcgttctttaatcagtggtagcctggctgaggtttatgccgagatgcctgaggaacggatgaaagattttgcagagtttaaaaaactggtgttcgcaagacatgggataaatgcagagcagctgagacaaaggttcaggtccctcaccaagaagccagaacagacttttacccaagtgggggcccaattggtgaggctgcttgagaaatggctgtcgcaggagggaacagagacctatgaacagcttaaagacttgatagccctggaacagttctattcagtcctgcatggggaattgaaattccaggtgagggaaaggaaaccgaaatctgtggcagcagccgcagagatcgcggattttatctcccaaataagaaagcccttgggtgaggggaaatctgtaggtaaacccaaagaaacctacagcaagtactctcagggaccagggaaaagccagcaagggggaggggcccatggtgaagggaagccctcaggcatgaaaccaagccctcagaatttggagggaaaacccaaacaagaggagagagaatcaaaatacaccagaaaatgctatttctgtcagggaaagggtcatctgatctcagagtgtgagaaattgaagcagctaaaaggaatggtgcctcagaatgctagtgggaccaagccaaaagctgtgttctgtgtccagaaggagcaaagctcattgtcacagagggagcctgttgccatgactactcagtctggaacagctacctctgctgatcaggctgaggaaaatggtcctcttatggaggtgaagcgctgcttgctgataaaaacagattctcagttgtttgagacagcaggggtggacgtaggaatacttgaccgtcagtataggggactgcgggacacttgttcccaggtaaccctgtgccatccagatatcatccctagggagtttataatcccaaatgagagcatgaaggtggcagggattgaggggcagataatctctctgccagtagcagaggtacctgtcaactttcaaggctggaggggagattggcggatagcgatttcatcgactctgccagcagccgtgctcgtgggaaatgacctggctgaacatgtgaaacgggtgctagtgattacacgctcacaagccaccacagggacagttcaggggggtaatgatgagccagagacggaagcaggtggggggagttcagaagctgtggtggaaaccttaaccacagacagcagatttggacaggagcaaaaggcagacgccactctccaaaagtgttttgaacaggtgactgacgcccagctaacacctgaaaccccagtgagatttctggagaaaaaggggattttatatagagaaaccctggggaatatctcaaaagggggagatgggttcagaagtcagctggtggtacctgaaaagtatcgtcccatgatcttacaaaggggtcactctgacatgtttgctgcacacttaggggtgaaagggccccttgatttgatcaaacaaatttgggagcaggtcacccaggatgacccacaagacgttgtgacatacatagacaccttgatgaatgacctaaggagaaatctagagctggcagcagaaaacctgcaagctcagaaggtcagacagaaaacatggtatgaccacaaagctagagagaggcactttgacccaggggaggaagtgctttggcttaggccctgcagagagaataaactgcagctcaaatgggcaggaccatatagggtcatttccaagatgtcagacctgaactacctaatagagcaggaggagaaccaagcaaggagggtggttcatgtgaatgccctaaaaccctactacagaggggaacagagggttttattcgcgataaaagcagctgagagtgaggaagctgaattacccttctgggagggtagaggggaagtaaaatacaacccagaggaggtaaagatcagtcctgcactcacccaagaccagcagcaagaactaaaaatgctgcttagtaaatatcaacaggtgttttccaacaagccggggatagtgaagggagtgatgcatcggatccacacaggggatgcacccccgcaggcagtatccccataccgagtaacgggaccctatagggacaaggtgcggaaggagctggacgaaatgctgagggagaacataatcgtcccctcttctagtccttggtcctctccgatagtccttgtggacaagcctgatgggagcattaggttttgtgtcgattacaggaaattaaaccgtgtaaccactcctgatgcctacccaatgcccaggctagacaacctgattgaaaccatagggggttgtcggttcatctcatcattggacctggtaaagggatattggcaattaagaattgatcccagggagcaagaaaagactgccttttgcagcccttttggtctctatgagtttcgagtcctgagctttggtctcagaaatgcaccagccacattccaaaggctgatggaccagaccttggcagggctcagtgactttacagtggcctacattgacgacatagggatcttcagtaatacctgggaagatcacctgatacacctggagttagtgctgcagaggttaagtgcagcagggctaacagtaaaggccagcaagtgtcagctgggtagcccagaaatcaaatacttgggtcacatggtagggggaggaatgataaaacccctggaggccaaaatagaagctgttcgtgattggcctagacccaacaccaagaaaaaggtcaaatcatttcttgggttggtgggctactacagaaagttcatcccgaggtttagcgagattgcggctccgctgaccgatctgacgaggaagacggctgatgaccgcatcccgtggaccagcgactgtgaggcggcgttccagaggttgaaggaggcgttaatcaactatccagtgctgcgtgctccagacttcgaccgggagttcatcatctacaccgatgcgtctaacagcggggtaggagcagttctgtgccaggaggatgagaatggtgaccagcatccagtgtcctacctgagtaggaaacttcaaaaag gactatga
- the TLR3 gene encoding toll-like receptor 3 isoform X2, whose amino-acid sequence MKIKFVCWTCVLFSLVTVHVHCVLVGDLCKIRGDTADCSHLQLTQIPSNLPTNITALDISHNRLRTLPPANLTKYSQLIYLDAGFNSISKLQPHLCLNLPMLNILKLEHNQLHAFPDNAFANCTHLKELNLRSNILDVKNEPFRNLKNLESLDVSQNHLSSAKLGSQQQLEGLQELLMSQNKITELKKEDLSFLSSSSLKRLDLSSNPLKEFYPGCFRAIGNLYSLVLNSVPLGCDGTEKLCSELLGTRIQNLSMSQVQLSRISSSTFLGMNNTNLTILDLSNNVLSAIENYSLVYFRSLESLNLMNNNITHLSSHSFYGLNNVIYLNLGNSHVREIGSGLQWLKHLENLIMDGNKFLEITPNTFKGLDNLKNLSLSQCNIASITETTFSSLANSSLQFLNLTKSAVTSIKAGAFSWLGQLRSLDLGLNNIKQNLTGQEFQGLSNIETLYLSYNYQVNLTSESFIYTPSLRTLRMRRVHCSNLKISPSPFHKLNNLTILDLGNNNIANMRDDVFDGLHQLEILDMQHNNLARLWKNANPEGPVLFLKGLQNLHLLDLESNGFDEIPSRAFHDLSQLRSLNLRYNNLNLIPQFVFDNLTSLNYLLLEKNLITAVDEKVFGTVFTHLKVLNMGFNPFDCTCESIAWFVNWLNSSKIYIPQFNTYLCNTPSKYHRNMVSQFDTSPCDSAPFKLMHIVSTVSILIFISVVLLIHFEGWRIRFLWSVTVNRVLGQREIDRSQQYFNYDAYIIHAKKDKNWVSRNFIPLEENNHPIIRFCLEERDFEAGISEFEAVVDSIKRSRKIIFVVTEHLLKDPWCKRFKVYHAIQQAIEQSRDSIILIFRQDIPDYKLNNALCLRRAMFKSCCVLEWPVQKERLNAFYQQLKTALQSSSKVL is encoded by the exons ATGAAGATCAAATTTGTCTGCTGGACATGTGTGTTGTTCAGCCTTGTGACCGTTCATGTTCACTGTGTGTTGGTTGGGGACTTGTGTAAAATCAGAGGAGACACGGCAGATTGTAGTCACTTACAGTTGACTCAGATTCCCTCCAATCTCCCGACCAATATAACAGCTCTGGATATTTCTCATAACCGGCTAAGAACACTGCCACCTGCAAACCTTACGAAGTATAGCCAGCTTATTTACTTAGATGCGGGATTCAATTCCATCTCTAAACTGCAGCCACACTTGTGCTTGAATTTGCCCATGTTAAACATTTTGAAACTGGAACACAATCAGTTGCATGCATTTCCTGATAATGCTTTTGCTAACTGTACCCACCTGAAAGAGCTGAATTTGAGGTCCAACATACTTGATGTGAAAAATGAACCTTTTAGAAATCTGAAG aATTTGGAGTCACTAGATGTCTCTCAGAATCATCTAAGCTCTGCAAAACTAGGATCTCAGCAACAATTAGAGGGTCTGCAAGAGCTTCTGATGTCTCAGAACAAAATTactgaattaaagaaagaagatcTAAGCTTTCTTAGTAGCTCTTCATTAAAGAGACTGGACTTATCGTCAAACCCTTTGAAAGAG TTCTACCCAGGTTGTTTCCGTGCTATTGGAAATCTATACAGTCTTGTCCTGAACAGCGTTCCATTGGGGTGTGATGGTACAGAGAAACTTTGTTCAGAATTATTGGGTACAAGAATTCAGAATCTCTCAATGAGCCAAGTACAGCTTTCAAGAATTTCCAGTTCAACCTTCCTTGGAATGAATAATACAAACCTCACCATATTAGATCTATCTAACAATGTTTTGTCTGCGATTGAAAATTATTCTCTTGTCTATTTTAGGAGTTTAGAGAGTTTAAATctaatgaataataatattacaCACTTGTCTTCTCATTCCTTCTATGGACTAAACAATGTGATTTATCTAAATTTGGGAAATTCGCATGTCAGAGAAATTGGCTCTGGTCTTCAGTGGCTGAAACATTTAGAGAATCTTATTATGGATGGTAATAAATTTCTGGAGATTACACCTAACACATTTAAAGGTTTAGATAATCTGAAAAATTTGAGTTTAAGCCAGTGCAATATTGCCTCAATAACAGAGACAACTTTCTCATCACTTGCTAATTCTTCATTGCAGTTTCTCAATCTTACAAAAAGTGCTGTCACTTCTATCAAGGCTGGGGCTTTTTCTTGGTTGGGGCAACTAAGAAGCCTGGATTTAGGTTTAAATAACATTAAGCAGAATCTCACAGGGCAGGAATTTCAAGGTCTTAGTAATATTGAGACTCTTTATCTGTCCTACAACTATCAGGTGAATTTGACAAGTGAATCCTTCATTTATACCCCAAGCTTGAGAACACTGAGGATGAGGCGGGTACATTGCAGTAATCTTAAAATCTCACCCTCACCATTCCATAAGTTAAACAATTTGACAATTCTAGATCTAGGCAACAACAACATTGCTAATATGAGAGACGATGTGTTTGATGGACTCCACCAGCTTGAAATTCTTGATATGCAGCATAATAACCTGGCTCGGCTTTGGAAAAATGCCAACCCAGAGGGGCCTGTTCTGTTCTTAAAAGGACTTCAAAACTTGCATCTCCTTGATTTGGAATCTAATGGGTTTGATGAAATTCCAAGTAGAGCTTTCCATGACCTATCTCAGTTAAGAAGCCTAAATCTGAGATACAATAATTTGAACTTGATCCCACAGTTTGTCTTTGACAACCTGACATCACTGAACTATCTCCTTCTTGAGAAGAACCTAATTACAGCAGTGGATGAAAAAGTGTTTGGTACAGTTTTTACACATTTAAAAGTGTTAAATATGGGATTCAATCCCTTTGACTGCACTTGTGAAAGTATAGCTTGGTTTGTTAACTGGCTTAACAGCAGCAAAATATACATCCCACAATTCAATACTTATCTGTGCAACACTCCCTCTAAATATCACAGGAATATGGTATCCCAGTTTGATACCTCACCATGTGATAGTGCTCCTTTTAAACTGATGCACATTGTGAGCACTGTATCCATATTGATCTTCATCTCTGTAGTCCTACTTATCCACTTTGAAGGGTGGAGAATCAGATTTCTCTGGAGCGTGACAGTAAACAGAGTCCTTGGCCAAAGGGAAATCGACAGATCACAGCAATATTTTAATTATGACGCTTACATCATTCATgcgaaaaaggacaaaaattgggTATCCAGGAACTTTATTCCTCTTGAAGAAAACAATCATCCAATTATAAGGTTTTGTTTGGAAGAACGAGACTTTGAGGCTGGAATATCTGAATTTGAAGCTGTTGTCGACAGCATAAAGAGGAGCAGAAAGATTATATTTGTTGTCACTGAACATCTCCTGAAAGATCCCTGGTGCAAGAG GTTCAAAGTATATCATGCTATACAGCAAGCCATTGAACAAAGTCGAGATTCCATCATTTTAATTTTTCGACAGGACATTCCTGATTACAAACTAAATAATGCACTTTGTTTACGGAGAGCAATGTTCAAATCATGCTGTGTCTTGGAGTGGCCTGTTCAGAAAGAACGTCTGAATGCATTTTACCAgcagttaaaaacagcacttcagTCTAGTAGCAAAGTATTGTGA
- the TLR3 gene encoding toll-like receptor 3 isoform X1: MKIKFVCWTCVLFSLVTVHVHCVLVGDLCKIRGDTADCSHLQLTQIPSNLPTNITALDISHNRLRTLPPANLTKYSQLIYLDAGFNSISKLQPHLCLNLPMLNILKLEHNQLHAFPDNAFANCTHLKELNLRSNILDVKNEPFRNLKNLESLDVSQNHLSSAKLGSQQQLEGLQELLMSQNKITELKKEDLSFLSSSSLKRLDLSSNPLKEFYPGCFRAIGNLYSLVLNSVPLGCDGTEKLCSELLGTRIQNLSMSQVQLSRISSSTFLGMNNTNLTILDLSNNVLSAIENYSLVYFRSLESLNLMNNNITHLSSHSFYGLNNVIYLNLGNSHVREIGSGLQWLKHLENLIMDGNKFLEITPNTFKGLDNLKNLSLSQCNIASITETTFSSLANSSLQFLNLTKSAVTSIKAGAFSWLGQLRSLDLGLNNIKQNLTGQEFQGLSNIETLYLSYNYQVNLTSESFIYTPSLRTLRMRRVHCSNLKISPSPFHKLNNLTILDLGNNNIANMRDDVFDGLHQLEILDMQHNNLARLWKNANPEGPVLFLKGLQNLHLLDLESNGFDEIPSRAFHDLSQLRSLNLRYNNLNLIPQFVFDNLTSLNYLLLEKNLITAVDEKVFGTVFTHLKVLNMGFNPFDCTCESIAWFVNWLNSSKIYIPQFNTYLCNTPSKYHRNMVSQFDTSPCDSAPFKLMHIVSTVSILIFISVVLLIHFEGWRIRFLWSVTVNRVLGQREIDRSQQYFNYDAYIIHAKKDKNWVSRNFIPLEENNHPIIRFCLEERDFEAGISEFEAVVDSIKRSRKIIFVVTEHLLKDPWCKRSMETRPTDFSTCRQHSNTD; encoded by the exons ATGAAGATCAAATTTGTCTGCTGGACATGTGTGTTGTTCAGCCTTGTGACCGTTCATGTTCACTGTGTGTTGGTTGGGGACTTGTGTAAAATCAGAGGAGACACGGCAGATTGTAGTCACTTACAGTTGACTCAGATTCCCTCCAATCTCCCGACCAATATAACAGCTCTGGATATTTCTCATAACCGGCTAAGAACACTGCCACCTGCAAACCTTACGAAGTATAGCCAGCTTATTTACTTAGATGCGGGATTCAATTCCATCTCTAAACTGCAGCCACACTTGTGCTTGAATTTGCCCATGTTAAACATTTTGAAACTGGAACACAATCAGTTGCATGCATTTCCTGATAATGCTTTTGCTAACTGTACCCACCTGAAAGAGCTGAATTTGAGGTCCAACATACTTGATGTGAAAAATGAACCTTTTAGAAATCTGAAG aATTTGGAGTCACTAGATGTCTCTCAGAATCATCTAAGCTCTGCAAAACTAGGATCTCAGCAACAATTAGAGGGTCTGCAAGAGCTTCTGATGTCTCAGAACAAAATTactgaattaaagaaagaagatcTAAGCTTTCTTAGTAGCTCTTCATTAAAGAGACTGGACTTATCGTCAAACCCTTTGAAAGAG TTCTACCCAGGTTGTTTCCGTGCTATTGGAAATCTATACAGTCTTGTCCTGAACAGCGTTCCATTGGGGTGTGATGGTACAGAGAAACTTTGTTCAGAATTATTGGGTACAAGAATTCAGAATCTCTCAATGAGCCAAGTACAGCTTTCAAGAATTTCCAGTTCAACCTTCCTTGGAATGAATAATACAAACCTCACCATATTAGATCTATCTAACAATGTTTTGTCTGCGATTGAAAATTATTCTCTTGTCTATTTTAGGAGTTTAGAGAGTTTAAATctaatgaataataatattacaCACTTGTCTTCTCATTCCTTCTATGGACTAAACAATGTGATTTATCTAAATTTGGGAAATTCGCATGTCAGAGAAATTGGCTCTGGTCTTCAGTGGCTGAAACATTTAGAGAATCTTATTATGGATGGTAATAAATTTCTGGAGATTACACCTAACACATTTAAAGGTTTAGATAATCTGAAAAATTTGAGTTTAAGCCAGTGCAATATTGCCTCAATAACAGAGACAACTTTCTCATCACTTGCTAATTCTTCATTGCAGTTTCTCAATCTTACAAAAAGTGCTGTCACTTCTATCAAGGCTGGGGCTTTTTCTTGGTTGGGGCAACTAAGAAGCCTGGATTTAGGTTTAAATAACATTAAGCAGAATCTCACAGGGCAGGAATTTCAAGGTCTTAGTAATATTGAGACTCTTTATCTGTCCTACAACTATCAGGTGAATTTGACAAGTGAATCCTTCATTTATACCCCAAGCTTGAGAACACTGAGGATGAGGCGGGTACATTGCAGTAATCTTAAAATCTCACCCTCACCATTCCATAAGTTAAACAATTTGACAATTCTAGATCTAGGCAACAACAACATTGCTAATATGAGAGACGATGTGTTTGATGGACTCCACCAGCTTGAAATTCTTGATATGCAGCATAATAACCTGGCTCGGCTTTGGAAAAATGCCAACCCAGAGGGGCCTGTTCTGTTCTTAAAAGGACTTCAAAACTTGCATCTCCTTGATTTGGAATCTAATGGGTTTGATGAAATTCCAAGTAGAGCTTTCCATGACCTATCTCAGTTAAGAAGCCTAAATCTGAGATACAATAATTTGAACTTGATCCCACAGTTTGTCTTTGACAACCTGACATCACTGAACTATCTCCTTCTTGAGAAGAACCTAATTACAGCAGTGGATGAAAAAGTGTTTGGTACAGTTTTTACACATTTAAAAGTGTTAAATATGGGATTCAATCCCTTTGACTGCACTTGTGAAAGTATAGCTTGGTTTGTTAACTGGCTTAACAGCAGCAAAATATACATCCCACAATTCAATACTTATCTGTGCAACACTCCCTCTAAATATCACAGGAATATGGTATCCCAGTTTGATACCTCACCATGTGATAGTGCTCCTTTTAAACTGATGCACATTGTGAGCACTGTATCCATATTGATCTTCATCTCTGTAGTCCTACTTATCCACTTTGAAGGGTGGAGAATCAGATTTCTCTGGAGCGTGACAGTAAACAGAGTCCTTGGCCAAAGGGAAATCGACAGATCACAGCAATATTTTAATTATGACGCTTACATCATTCATgcgaaaaaggacaaaaattgggTATCCAGGAACTTTATTCCTCTTGAAGAAAACAATCATCCAATTATAAGGTTTTGTTTGGAAGAACGAGACTTTGAGGCTGGAATATCTGAATTTGAAGCTGTTGTCGACAGCATAAAGAGGAGCAGAAAGATTATATTTGTTGTCACTGAACATCTCCTGAAAGATCCCTGGTGCAAGAG gtcaatggagactcgacctacagacttttcaacctgcagacaacattccaatacggattaa